The genomic DNA GCGCCTACTACCGCGCCCACCTTGGAATAGCCGTATTTGCCTATTAAGCCTTGCCCTAGATCGCTAATAAGCTGGCCCATATGCTGATAAAAAGGCTTGCCTGAGGCAAGTTCTTGGTCTTGCAACTCGGCGCTTGAAGGGTTGGAAGTTTTGACTAGCACAAAAATGCCTTTGTCGTATTTTTGGCAATCATCTATAAAAGGTTTTAGCCCGTCCGAGCCCAAATATCCGTTAACCGTAATAAAATCGGCCTCAAAGCCTATAAACCTTTTGCCCTTAATCTCAACGCCGCTAAAATACGCTCTTGAATAAGCCGAAGCCGTAGAGCCTATGTCGTTTCGCTTGACATC from Clostridiales bacterium includes the following:
- the pyrF gene encoding orotidine-5'-phosphate decarboxylase, which translates into the protein MIDKLIEKIKATDNPSVIGLDTDISYLPEEKLDKINSLEQAAAAITEFNQNIIDAVFEIVPAVKVQVAYYEQLGAAGMKAFYDTLSYAKQKGMITIADVKRNDIGSTASAYSRAYFSGVEIKGKRFIGFEADFITVNGYLGSDGLKPFIDDCQKYDKGIFVLVKTSNPSSAELQDQELASGKPFYQHMGQLISDLGQGLIGKYGYSKVGAVVGA